The following proteins are co-located in the Methylomonas sp. 11b genome:
- a CDS encoding bifunctional diguanylate cyclase/phosphodiesterase, with the protein MGDIDQQVLQQALEKCAAEPIHQIGQIQPHGVLLVLSADHPYPVLQASANFSEFFSELTGDVCGKPLQELVGEKVAGQIEQMFQSAQSKNTAAGKLSIPQRHGSLDLQAHAYVSDGLYVLELVPDLDADQEGRLSELLMQMQESLLRYDANSDFSRYFDDVALLVRRMSGYDSVMIYRFDSHWNGQVISQNSVDHAPSYLGLHFPASDIPAQARRLYTCNLVRLVADIDAEPVPILPGVNPVTERPLDMSYSALRCLSPIHIQYLRNIGVQGSMVISLLQNGRLWGLIACHHFTVKRVSIAQREAVTFISRMVSSKLSSIEALEQYNCVASANHVIGELLNYIFTDHEQMVLKRLLPQLMSLLDANGILAVVEGKRHVYGEMLKPGDLRALLLWLGKQASGQIFSSDHLANDFVPAEKYQDIASGILTTPLPADMRNVIVWFRQEKPRTVNWAGKAEKGLVMDQNGNYQLTPRQSFEMWTELWRGRSEPWSHVQIDIARMLAMTLPEGLAQKSRLEQALRKQQLLDAELRIAATAFESQEGIVVLDENRLILRVNQAFTRITGYLSEEVVGKNPRVLELDLQGVGYYAEMWERVDNSGVWEGEICSKRKDGKVFPIHLAISTVKDQEGCVKNYVATFVDITSIKAAAEEIERLAFYDPLTGLPNRRLLQDRLKRALIASARSGREGAILFIDLDNFKTLNDTLGHDMGDLLLQLVAQRLVACVREGDTVSRLGGDEFVVMLTDLSDEVLDAGAQTEIIANKILSALTQTYRLADHEYRNSPSIGAVLFNDHESDMESLLKQADIAMYQAKKAGRNTIRFFDPAMQASINARVKLEADLHCALANKQFQLYYQPQVSQGLDIIGAEVLIRFQHPERGLVSPAEFIPLAEDIGLIVPIGRWVLETVCRQLKSWESRAHTQHLQLAANVSARQFRQTDFVDVVRQIIRESDINPNRLKLELTESLVLDDIDETIRKMHALREIGVGFSMDDFGTGNSSLSNLRKLPIDQLKIDQSFVRDISVDPDDTVIVQTIIAMANNLGLDVIAEGVETEEQRRFLENHGCHTFQGYLYSKPLPLDGFERLLALREH; encoded by the coding sequence ATGGGTGATATTGATCAGCAGGTGTTGCAACAGGCCCTGGAAAAGTGCGCGGCAGAGCCCATTCACCAGATCGGGCAGATTCAGCCGCATGGTGTCTTACTGGTGCTGAGTGCGGATCACCCTTACCCGGTATTACAGGCCAGCGCCAACTTTAGCGAATTTTTCAGCGAATTGACCGGCGATGTCTGCGGCAAACCGCTTCAAGAACTGGTCGGCGAAAAAGTTGCCGGGCAAATCGAGCAAATGTTTCAATCGGCGCAGAGTAAGAATACTGCCGCCGGGAAACTCAGCATTCCTCAACGCCACGGCTCTCTTGATCTACAGGCCCACGCTTATGTCAGTGACGGGCTATATGTGCTGGAACTCGTGCCTGATCTCGATGCCGACCAAGAAGGCAGACTGTCCGAATTGCTGATGCAGATGCAGGAATCATTGCTGCGATACGACGCGAATAGCGATTTCTCACGCTATTTCGATGATGTCGCGCTGTTGGTGCGGCGGATGAGCGGCTACGATAGCGTGATGATCTATCGGTTTGACTCCCATTGGAACGGTCAAGTGATCAGCCAAAATAGCGTGGATCATGCACCGTCCTATCTGGGGTTGCACTTTCCGGCCAGCGATATTCCGGCCCAAGCACGGCGGCTTTATACGTGTAATCTGGTGCGCTTGGTTGCCGATATTGATGCCGAGCCTGTGCCGATTTTACCTGGCGTCAATCCCGTTACCGAAAGGCCCTTGGATATGAGTTACTCGGCGTTGCGCTGTCTGTCGCCGATACATATCCAGTATTTGCGCAATATCGGTGTGCAGGGTTCGATGGTGATTTCCTTGCTGCAAAACGGCCGATTGTGGGGGTTGATAGCTTGTCATCACTTCACGGTAAAACGCGTGTCGATTGCCCAACGTGAAGCCGTGACGTTTATAAGCCGGATGGTGTCGTCGAAATTGTCGTCGATTGAGGCACTAGAGCAGTACAACTGCGTTGCCAGCGCCAATCATGTGATCGGTGAGTTGCTGAATTATATTTTTACCGATCACGAGCAAATGGTCCTCAAAAGATTACTACCGCAATTGATGTCGTTGCTGGATGCTAACGGCATACTAGCTGTGGTGGAAGGTAAGCGGCATGTTTACGGGGAGATGCTGAAGCCTGGGGACCTAAGGGCGTTATTGCTCTGGCTGGGCAAACAAGCCAGTGGCCAGATATTTAGTTCTGATCATCTTGCCAATGATTTTGTCCCTGCCGAAAAATACCAGGATATCGCCTCGGGGATATTAACCACTCCGCTGCCCGCCGATATGCGCAATGTCATCGTGTGGTTCAGGCAGGAAAAGCCGCGCACTGTCAATTGGGCGGGCAAGGCTGAGAAAGGCTTGGTGATGGATCAGAACGGGAACTACCAACTTACCCCGCGCCAGTCATTCGAAATGTGGACGGAATTGTGGCGCGGTCGCAGCGAACCTTGGTCGCATGTACAAATCGACATTGCCCGGATGTTGGCGATGACCTTGCCCGAGGGCTTGGCGCAAAAAAGTCGGTTGGAGCAGGCGCTGAGGAAACAACAGTTATTGGACGCGGAGCTGCGGATTGCCGCTACCGCTTTTGAGTCGCAGGAAGGCATCGTAGTCTTGGATGAGAATCGCTTGATATTACGGGTAAACCAGGCGTTTACCCGCATTACCGGTTACCTCAGCGAGGAAGTAGTAGGCAAGAATCCGCGGGTACTGGAATTGGATTTGCAGGGCGTAGGCTATTACGCGGAAATGTGGGAAAGGGTCGATAATTCAGGGGTCTGGGAAGGCGAGATTTGTAGTAAACGCAAGGACGGTAAGGTGTTTCCCATTCATTTGGCCATCAGCACGGTGAAGGATCAGGAGGGTTGTGTCAAAAATTATGTGGCCACGTTTGTTGATATTACCTCCATTAAAGCGGCTGCCGAGGAAATCGAGCGCTTGGCGTTTTACGATCCGCTGACCGGTTTGCCCAATCGCCGCCTACTGCAAGATCGCTTGAAACGAGCCCTGATTGCCAGTGCACGTAGCGGACGGGAGGGCGCCATACTGTTTATCGATCTGGATAATTTCAAAACTCTGAATGACACCCTTGGGCATGACATGGGAGATTTGTTGTTGCAATTGGTGGCGCAACGTTTGGTGGCTTGCGTACGCGAAGGCGATACTGTGTCTCGATTGGGTGGGGACGAGTTTGTCGTGATGTTGACCGATCTGAGCGACGAAGTGCTTGACGCCGGTGCACAGACCGAAATTATAGCCAATAAAATCCTCAGTGCCTTGACGCAAACCTACCGGCTTGCCGACCACGAATATCGCAATTCACCCAGTATCGGCGCGGTGTTATTCAACGACCACGAATCGGACATGGAAAGTTTACTGAAACAAGCCGATATTGCCATGTACCAGGCAAAAAAAGCCGGGCGGAATACCATACGTTTCTTCGACCCGGCAATGCAGGCCAGTATCAATGCGCGGGTCAAACTGGAGGCGGATTTACATTGCGCTTTAGCGAATAAGCAATTCCAACTGTATTATCAGCCGCAAGTCTCACAGGGTTTGGATATTATCGGTGCTGAAGTCTTAATCCGTTTTCAACACCCCGAACGCGGCTTGGTTTCACCGGCGGAGTTTATACCCTTGGCCGAGGATATCGGTTTGATAGTGCCGATAGGGCGTTGGGTACTGGAAACCGTTTGCCGGCAGCTTAAGAGTTGGGAAAGCCGCGCGCATACCCAGCATTTGCAACTGGCTGCGAATGTCAGTGCCCGGCAGTTTAGGCAAACTGATTTCGTCGACGTGGTGCGGCAAATCATTCGAGAGAGCGATATCAATCCCAATCGGTTGAAGTTGGAGTTAACTGAAAGTCTGGTGCTGGACGACATTGATGAGACCATCCGCAAAATGCATGCGCTACGGGAAATTGGCGTAGGTTTTTCAATGGACGATTTCGGTACCGGGAATTCCTCGCTATCCAATCTCAGAAAACTGCCTATCGATCAATTGAAGATTGATCAAAGCTTTGTGCGGGATATTTCTGTCGATCCGGACGATACGGTGATTGTGCAAACGATTATCGCCATGGCGAATAATCTGGGTCTGGACGTCATAGCCGAAGGGGTGGAAACCGAAGAACAACGTCGGTTTCTGGAAAACCATGGCTGCCATACATTTCAAGGCTATCTCTACAGTAAACCTTTGCCGTTAGATGGTTTTGAACGCTTATTAGCCTTAAGGGAGCATTGA
- a CDS encoding LysR substrate-binding domain-containing protein has product MNLRDLSYLVAVAELKNFSQAAEHCSISQPTLSTQIKKLEDYLGVDLFLREKNAVETTEICREILPIARRILDDARSIRQIAAHASDRHRNMLSLGAFPSLASYVLPEYVFRIKQHYPDLKIQLVEEKTNALVALLLDKKLDAALLALPVEQANLESRTLFEDPFTLAVCADHPLAEQEEIDLNTVAKENLLLLDEGHCLRDQALKLCHPSRFVEHDFRASSLETLRFMVKNGVGVTLMPSVAVQPDDPDIRYINIRQRPSRQIALVWIKNHPRGELLETLAGLLAYKPLP; this is encoded by the coding sequence ATGAACTTGCGAGATTTAAGCTATCTAGTGGCAGTAGCGGAGTTGAAAAATTTCAGTCAAGCGGCTGAGCATTGTTCGATTAGTCAGCCTACGTTGAGCACGCAGATTAAGAAACTCGAGGATTATTTGGGCGTGGATTTGTTCCTGCGCGAAAAAAATGCGGTGGAAACCACCGAAATTTGCCGGGAAATTTTACCGATCGCCCGCCGCATACTTGACGATGCTCGCTCCATTCGCCAAATCGCCGCACACGCCAGTGATCGGCATCGCAACATGCTGTCCTTGGGAGCGTTTCCATCGCTGGCAAGTTACGTGTTGCCGGAATACGTTTTTCGCATCAAGCAGCATTACCCTGATCTGAAAATCCAACTGGTCGAGGAAAAAACCAACGCTCTCGTCGCCTTACTGCTCGACAAAAAGCTGGATGCGGCCTTGCTGGCTTTACCCGTCGAACAGGCGAATTTGGAATCTCGAACCCTATTCGAAGACCCTTTCACCCTGGCGGTGTGCGCCGACCATCCACTTGCCGAGCAGGAAGAAATTGACCTGAACACAGTGGCCAAAGAAAATCTGCTGTTGCTGGATGAGGGACATTGTTTACGCGATCAGGCGCTAAAATTGTGTCATCCGTCCCGCTTCGTGGAACACGACTTTCGGGCATCCAGCCTGGAAACCTTGCGTTTCATGGTCAAAAACGGCGTCGGCGTGACGCTGATGCCTTCGGTCGCCGTGCAGCCTGATGATCCGGACATTCGTTATATCAACATCCGCCAACGGCCCAGCCGGCAAATCGCGCTGGTCTGGATCAAGAATCATCCACGTGGCGAACTACTGGAAACGCTGGCGGGACTGCTGGCTTATAAACCACTACCCTAA
- a CDS encoding bifunctional diguanylate cyclase/phosphodiesterase: MQLSLQMGSTFVATSRKTALPVNPVSVQSRVLIDSRFKPTSIVSQQPAAKSYVSSNPNKQAAIQAAQLRQLFAASNVSLISSTLLAAILAYMQRDMIAAPVVLSWLTLIVLVAVSRTLLVKAYRSAAPEVGESTRFWMKRFRIGVLAVGLVWGAAGFLMFPANNSQHQLFLVFMLAGLSAGGVVAFSADLLSAVLFSLSSLLPIIVRLFMSGNGLFVAMSVAGSLYLCFMVISLRRINRSITENIVLHLDAAEREEAMRISEQRYRLLLKHSPIGIFHYDTDLIVTYCNEPFAAILQNTVDNIVGLDIKGFKDGSILAALHQALNGEKVSYEGEFRPALDAAGIVIDMICAPSRDGAGKIVGGIAIIRDISERKQAEEMLRISAIAFESQAAMIVTSPDGVILRVNRAFIALTGYSSEEVLGQTPQMLNSGRHDKGFFAAMWTVLQETGHWQGEIWNRRKNGLIVAEWLTIAAVVAPDGRVTHYVGTFSDITENKEAVAEIHRLAYYDPLTHLPNRRLLQDRLGQELVAGARNGLYGAILFLDLDNFKTLNDTRGHDAGDQLLVEVARRLRTSVRECDIVGRLGGDEFLVLLADLSADVELAAMQTKQVGEKLLDALAHPYDLNGYEFHCSASIGIRLYRDHEGAEELLRHADLAMYQAKIAGRNTVRFFDPSMQALATARADLEKDLRLALAHNQFKLYFQPQMYRNHQVVGAEALLRWQHPQRGLVSPLEFISLAEKTSLILPIGQCVLEAACTQLKQWEEHAYSQQFRLAVNVSARQFRSADFVEQVRRALDNNGVNPDLLELELTESLVLENINDTILKMHALREIGVRFSLDDFGTGYSSFSYLTQLPFDQLKIDRSFVHNIGVKTSDAVIVQTIIGMAHNLGIEVIAEGVETDAQRLFLEQHGCHACQGFLFSKPVPIDEFMAWSRRLPKC; this comes from the coding sequence TTGCAGTTATCGCTTCAAATGGGCAGCACCTTCGTAGCGACTAGCCGAAAAACAGCATTGCCTGTTAATCCGGTTAGCGTACAATCCAGAGTGCTTATCGATAGTCGTTTCAAACCCACTTCAATCGTTAGTCAGCAGCCGGCCGCTAAATCATACGTGAGCAGTAACCCGAACAAACAAGCAGCAATTCAAGCGGCACAGCTGCGGCAACTGTTTGCGGCAAGCAATGTGTCATTGATTAGCAGTACGCTATTGGCGGCGATTCTGGCCTATATGCAGCGCGACATGATTGCGGCCCCCGTGGTGCTCAGTTGGTTGACGCTGATTGTGTTGGTGGCGGTTTCCCGCACTTTGCTGGTCAAGGCATATCGATCCGCCGCGCCGGAAGTCGGGGAAAGCACTCGGTTCTGGATGAAAAGATTTCGGATTGGGGTGCTGGCTGTGGGCTTGGTGTGGGGAGCGGCCGGTTTTCTGATGTTTCCGGCCAACAATTCGCAACATCAACTCTTCTTGGTTTTTATGCTGGCGGGTTTGTCGGCCGGCGGCGTGGTGGCATTTTCCGCCGATCTGCTCAGCGCGGTGCTATTTTCTTTGAGCTCGCTGCTGCCCATCATTGTTCGCTTGTTCATGTCAGGCAATGGATTGTTTGTGGCGATGAGCGTGGCAGGGTCTTTATACCTGTGCTTCATGGTGATCAGCTTGCGTCGTATCAATCGAAGTATCACCGAGAATATTGTGCTGCATCTGGATGCCGCGGAAAGAGAGGAGGCCATGCGTATCAGTGAGCAGCGCTATCGCTTGTTGCTGAAACACTCGCCCATCGGTATTTTTCATTACGACACCGATCTGATCGTTACTTACTGTAACGAACCGTTCGCCGCTATTTTGCAGAATACCGTCGATAACATTGTCGGATTGGATATTAAGGGGTTTAAAGACGGTTCAATACTCGCCGCCTTGCATCAGGCATTGAACGGTGAAAAGGTGAGTTATGAAGGCGAATTCCGGCCGGCGCTGGATGCCGCCGGCATAGTGATAGACATGATCTGCGCGCCGTCGCGCGACGGTGCCGGCAAAATTGTTGGCGGGATTGCTATTATTCGGGACATCAGCGAGCGTAAGCAGGCGGAAGAAATGCTGCGTATCAGCGCCATCGCCTTCGAATCGCAGGCGGCGATGATCGTCACCTCCCCGGACGGAGTGATCCTGCGGGTGAATCGGGCCTTTATCGCGCTGACCGGCTACAGCTCGGAAGAAGTGCTGGGCCAAACGCCGCAAATGCTCAACTCCGGGCGCCACGACAAGGGCTTCTTTGCGGCTATGTGGACCGTATTGCAGGAGACCGGCCATTGGCAAGGCGAAATCTGGAATCGCCGCAAAAACGGCTTGATCGTCGCCGAATGGCTGACGATAGCAGCCGTAGTCGCACCCGATGGCCGCGTTACCCATTATGTCGGTACATTTTCGGATATTACCGAGAACAAGGAGGCGGTGGCGGAAATCCACCGTTTGGCTTATTACGATCCTTTAACCCATTTGCCTAACCGGCGTTTACTGCAAGATCGTTTGGGCCAGGAGTTGGTTGCCGGCGCCCGCAACGGCCTATATGGTGCGATTCTGTTCTTGGATCTGGATAATTTCAAGACGCTTAACGACACGCGCGGGCACGATGCCGGTGACCAGTTATTGGTCGAAGTGGCGCGGCGTTTACGCACTAGCGTGCGCGAATGTGACATCGTCGGACGCCTGGGTGGCGATGAGTTTTTGGTGTTGCTGGCGGATTTGAGCGCCGATGTCGAGCTTGCCGCGATGCAAACCAAGCAAGTCGGCGAAAAACTGTTGGACGCGTTGGCTCATCCTTACGATTTAAACGGCTATGAGTTCCATTGTTCGGCCAGTATCGGCATTCGCTTGTACCGCGATCATGAGGGTGCGGAAGAATTACTCCGGCACGCCGATCTTGCCATGTATCAAGCCAAAATTGCCGGGCGCAATACCGTGCGCTTCTTCGATCCGAGCATGCAGGCGTTGGCCACGGCTCGCGCCGATTTAGAAAAAGATTTGCGCCTTGCTCTGGCTCATAATCAGTTCAAGCTGTATTTTCAACCGCAGATGTATCGAAACCATCAAGTGGTGGGCGCCGAGGCGCTGTTGCGTTGGCAGCATCCGCAACGCGGATTGGTATCGCCGTTGGAGTTTATTTCCCTGGCGGAAAAAACCAGTTTGATTCTGCCGATTGGCCAGTGCGTGTTGGAAGCCGCCTGCACGCAACTGAAGCAGTGGGAGGAACATGCCTATTCGCAGCAGTTTCGGTTAGCCGTCAATGTCAGTGCGCGCCAGTTTAGATCGGCGGATTTTGTCGAGCAGGTGCGGCGGGCGCTGGATAACAATGGCGTTAACCCGGACTTGCTGGAACTAGAACTGACTGAAAGTCTGGTACTGGAGAATATCAACGACACTATCCTGAAGATGCATGCACTCAGAGAGATAGGGGTGCGCTTTTCGTTGGACGACTTCGGTACCGGATACTCGTCGTTTTCCTATCTGACGCAGTTGCCGTTCGACCAGTTAAAAATTGACCGCTCCTTTGTGCATAACATCGGTGTCAAGACCAGCGATGCGGTGATCGTGCAAACCATCATCGGCATGGCCCATAACTTGGGGATAGAGGTGATTGCCGAAGGGGTCGAAACCGATGCGCAACGTTTGTTTCTGGAACAGCACGGCTGCCACGCCTGTCAGGGATTTTTGTTCAGCAAGCCGGTGCCGATAGACGAGTTTATGGCCTGGAGCCGGCGTTTGCCCAAGTGTTAA
- a CDS encoding biliverdin-producing heme oxygenase: MKSSDTHPYNSWQAVRKALKGATDDYHNRLNQHSLLVGITQTGYSLDKYRKLLSAYYHLYQALEDRLIAFQSSQHCQFDYSQRVKLPWICRDLDFLGVNPLAAGYGIAQNALAPQVASMGEYTGVLYVIEGSMLGGQLISRSLEAYHGLSGEAGACFYRGYGQDTGLMWQDFLRFAENLADDDHQRLAAEHAACQTFQFFIQVLDDYAYS; the protein is encoded by the coding sequence ATGAAATCGTCCGATACACATCCGTACAATTCCTGGCAGGCAGTCCGCAAGGCGTTGAAAGGCGCAACCGATGACTATCATAACCGCTTAAATCAACACAGTTTGCTGGTTGGAATAACCCAGACAGGCTATTCACTGGATAAATACCGAAAACTTTTATCCGCTTACTACCATCTCTATCAGGCTTTGGAAGATCGGTTAATTGCCTTTCAGTCTTCTCAACACTGTCAATTCGACTATTCTCAACGTGTCAAGCTGCCCTGGATTTGCCGCGACCTGGATTTTTTGGGAGTAAACCCGCTTGCAGCGGGATATGGCATAGCGCAAAACGCACTGGCGCCGCAGGTAGCCAGCATGGGTGAATATACCGGGGTTTTATACGTGATCGAGGGGTCGATGTTGGGCGGACAGCTTATTTCGCGTAGCCTAGAGGCATACCATGGGTTGAGCGGCGAAGCCGGTGCTTGCTTTTACCGCGGCTATGGTCAGGACACCGGGCTTATGTGGCAAGATTTTCTGCGGTTTGCGGAAAACCTTGCCGATGACGATCACCAGCGTTTGGCTGCCGAGCACGCGGCCTGCCAAACGTTTCAATTTTTTATTCAGGTGTTGGATGACTATGCCTATTCGTAA
- a CDS encoding DUF2076 domain-containing protein, translated as MNSQERNQLSQFLNQLNEVRLTQKDAEAEALIRDAVAKQPDAAYLLVQRALLQDQALTAAKAQIAELQNQLQAGTGSQRSGFLGNDPWAQPTNNSGAVPGVGNYQVPRAAAPAQSPGFFGGGGAGGSFLGNVATTAAGVVAGSFLFQGIESLMGHHGSNALGQQALGEHSGVQEQTVVNNYYGDDAIQQSNLDNSDDFSLSDADYSVPDESDDSDWI; from the coding sequence ATGAATTCACAGGAACGCAACCAGCTCAGCCAGTTTCTGAATCAACTGAACGAAGTAAGGCTCACGCAAAAAGACGCCGAGGCCGAAGCGTTGATTAGAGATGCGGTGGCCAAACAACCCGATGCCGCGTATCTGCTGGTCCAACGCGCCTTGTTGCAGGATCAAGCTTTGACTGCGGCTAAAGCACAAATCGCCGAGTTGCAAAATCAATTGCAAGCCGGTACAGGCTCACAACGTAGCGGGTTTCTGGGCAACGATCCTTGGGCTCAACCCACTAACAATAGCGGTGCGGTGCCCGGTGTCGGCAATTATCAAGTGCCGAGAGCTGCTGCTCCCGCGCAATCGCCTGGCTTTTTCGGTGGTGGTGGCGCTGGCGGCAGTTTTCTGGGCAATGTCGCGACCACAGCAGCCGGTGTCGTAGCCGGTTCGTTTTTATTCCAGGGCATCGAAAGTCTGATGGGGCATCACGGTTCCAACGCCTTGGGCCAGCAAGCACTTGGCGAGCACAGCGGCGTTCAGGAACAAACCGTGGTCAATAACTATTACGGCGACGACGCCATCCAGCAAAGCAACTTGGATAATAGTGACGATTTTTCGCTTAGCGACGCAGACTATAGCGTGCCGGACGAAAGCGACGACTCCGACTGGATTTGA
- the katG gene encoding catalase/peroxidase HPI, whose product MTTKQIFLASTLALAISTALAATPVLAVPEPTMNSFWWPEQLNLQPLRQNAAESNPLGKAFNYAEQFKTLDLKAVKADIANVLHTSQPWWPADYGNYGPFFIRMAWHSAGVYRIFDGRGGASGGQQRFEPLNSWPDNVNLDKARRLLWPVKQNYGAKLSWADLMVLAGNVALEDMGFKTLGFAGGRADDWEAEVVNWGTEKKFLADERHDGKGELAKPLAAVQMGLIYVNPEGPGGNPDPLAAAKHIREAFGRMAMNDEETVALIAGGHTFGKAHGAHKPDDCVGKEPAAAGIEEQGLGWANKCGAGNGVDTVSSGLEGAWSTNPTRWTHDYLTWLYTFDWQQTKSPAGATQWIPKDGKGDNFVPDAHDQTKRHPPIMFTTDIALKMDPDYQKISKRFLDNPKEFEAAFAKAWFKLTHRDMGPKARYVGAEVPAEDFIWQDPIPKADHKLIDSKDVAKLKSTILASDLTIPELVKTAWASAVTFRGTDMRGGANGARIRLAPQKDWEANDPTELAKVLAKLEAVQTEFNRSLKGGKKVSLADVIVLGGSAAVEEAAKKAGYKVQVPFKPGRMDAAQEQTDVNSVAVLEPKADGFRNYFGKDNAHSPAEMLVERANFLTLSVPEMTVLVGGMRALDANAGHVKHGVFTSRPGTLSNDFFVNLLDMSTKWSKSATEGIYEGRDRTNDQVKWTATPVDLIFGSHSELRAVAEVYASADGKEKFVQDFANAWAKVMELDRFDKR is encoded by the coding sequence ATGACAACCAAACAAATTTTCCTGGCTTCCACATTGGCGTTGGCCATATCTACGGCGTTGGCGGCCACGCCTGTCCTGGCCGTGCCGGAACCGACCATGAACAGCTTCTGGTGGCCGGAGCAACTGAATCTGCAACCGTTACGCCAGAACGCCGCCGAATCCAACCCCTTGGGCAAAGCCTTTAATTATGCGGAGCAATTCAAAACCCTGGACTTGAAAGCGGTGAAAGCAGACATCGCCAACGTGCTGCATACCTCCCAACCCTGGTGGCCGGCAGATTATGGTAACTACGGGCCGTTTTTCATTCGCATGGCTTGGCACAGTGCCGGGGTCTATCGCATCTTCGACGGTCGCGGCGGTGCGTCCGGCGGTCAGCAACGTTTTGAGCCGCTAAACAGCTGGCCGGACAACGTCAATTTGGACAAAGCCCGCCGCCTGTTGTGGCCGGTCAAACAAAATTACGGCGCCAAACTTTCCTGGGCTGACCTGATGGTGCTGGCGGGTAATGTTGCCCTGGAAGATATGGGCTTCAAAACCCTGGGTTTTGCAGGTGGCCGCGCCGATGATTGGGAGGCCGAAGTGGTCAACTGGGGCACGGAAAAGAAATTTCTGGCCGACGAACGCCACGACGGCAAAGGTGAGCTGGCGAAACCGCTGGCTGCTGTGCAAATGGGCTTGATTTACGTCAACCCGGAAGGGCCGGGAGGTAATCCCGATCCCTTGGCCGCTGCCAAGCATATCCGCGAAGCGTTCGGCCGGATGGCGATGAACGACGAGGAAACCGTGGCGCTGATCGCCGGCGGCCATACCTTCGGCAAGGCGCACGGTGCCCATAAACCTGACGATTGCGTCGGCAAAGAGCCGGCCGCTGCCGGCATTGAAGAGCAAGGCTTAGGCTGGGCGAATAAATGCGGTGCCGGCAACGGCGTCGATACCGTCAGTAGCGGTCTGGAAGGTGCTTGGTCGACCAACCCAACCCGGTGGACCCACGACTATCTGACCTGGCTATACACCTTCGACTGGCAACAAACCAAAAGTCCGGCCGGTGCCACGCAGTGGATACCTAAAGACGGCAAAGGCGACAACTTTGTACCGGATGCGCACGACCAGACCAAACGCCACCCGCCGATCATGTTTACCACCGATATTGCTTTGAAAATGGACCCGGATTACCAAAAAATTTCCAAGCGCTTTTTGGATAACCCTAAAGAATTCGAGGCGGCCTTCGCCAAGGCCTGGTTCAAGCTGACCCACCGCGACATGGGGCCCAAAGCTCGCTATGTTGGTGCCGAAGTGCCGGCCGAGGATTTCATTTGGCAGGATCCGATTCCGAAAGCTGATCATAAGCTGATCGACAGCAAGGATGTTGCCAAATTGAAGTCTACTATCTTGGCCTCGGATTTGACGATTCCCGAGTTGGTGAAAACGGCCTGGGCGTCCGCAGTGACCTTCCGCGGAACCGACATGCGCGGCGGGGCCAACGGCGCGCGGATTCGGTTAGCACCGCAGAAAGATTGGGAGGCCAATGATCCCACCGAACTGGCCAAAGTGCTGGCAAAACTGGAAGCCGTCCAAACCGAATTCAACCGCTCCTTAAAAGGCGGCAAAAAAGTGTCTCTGGCCGATGTGATTGTCTTGGGTGGTTCGGCAGCGGTGGAAGAGGCGGCCAAAAAAGCCGGTTACAAGGTGCAAGTGCCGTTCAAACCGGGGCGGATGGATGCGGCGCAAGAGCAAACCGATGTCAATTCCGTTGCGGTGCTGGAGCCTAAAGCCGACGGTTTCCGAAATTACTTTGGCAAAGACAATGCGCATTCGCCTGCCGAAATGCTGGTCGAACGCGCTAATTTTCTGACCTTGAGCGTGCCGGAGATGACGGTGCTAGTGGGAGGCATGCGGGCCTTGGATGCTAATGCCGGCCATGTTAAACACGGGGTGTTCACCAGTCGTCCGGGTACACTCAGCAACGACTTCTTCGTTAATCTGCTCGATATGTCCACGAAATGGAGCAAGTCAGCTACCGAAGGCATTTATGAAGGACGGGACCGGACCAACGATCAAGTTAAATGGACCGCCACACCCGTGGATTTGATCTTCGGTTCCCACTCCGAGTTACGGGCGGTGGCGGAAGTCTATGCCTCGGCAGATGGCAAGGAAAAGTTCGTGCAGGATTTTGCGAATGCCTGGGCTAAAGTGATGGAATTGGATCGATTTGATAAACGCTGA